Proteins from one Coffea arabica cultivar ET-39 chromosome 8c, Coffea Arabica ET-39 HiFi, whole genome shotgun sequence genomic window:
- the LOC113705375 gene encoding uncharacterized protein, whose translation MGAGREVAISLDGVRDKNIMQLKKLNTALFPVRYNKKYYADALASGEFTKLAYYSDICVGSIACRKEKKEGGADCVYIMTLGVLAPYRGLGIGTKLLKHVLDLCTKENIGEIFLHVQTNNEDAIKFYKKFGFEITDTIQNYYTNITPPDCYVVTKFFTQTKK comes from the exons atggGGGCTGGGAGAGAAGTAGCAATTTCCTTGGATGGAGTGAGGGACAAGAATATAATGCAGCTGAAGAAGCTCAATACTGCCCTTTTCCCAGTCCGTTACAACAAAAAATACTATGCTGATGCTCTTGCCTCCGGCGAATTCACCAAGCTTG CATACTACAGTGATATCTGTGTTGGTTCAATTGCATGTCGGAAAGAGAAGAAGGAAGGAGGTGCTGATTGTGTATACATAATGACTTTAGGTGTTTTGGCACCATATCGTGGTTTGGGTATTG GTACCAAGCTTTTGAAGCATGTGCTGGACCTATGTACCAAGGAGAATATTGGTGAGATTTTCTTGCATGTGCAGACCAACAATGAAGATGCCATCAAGTTTTATAAGAAGTTTGGGTTTGAAATTACAGATACCATCCAAAACTACTATACAAATATTACACCACCAGACTGTTATGTTGTTACCAAGTTCTTCACTCAGACAAAGAAGTAA
- the LOC113706049 gene encoding zinc finger BED domain-containing protein RICESLEEPER 2-like, translating to MSTTNDGESNPSHNELEQEGSSRGLLPSPTTQSCEESGFGKKRGEYKKSSKAWDHFHVKHVNGVRHAICKYCEKDIAADPKSHGTTPLNTHVAKCPLNPKNKHTGQATLCLGETETLEGEVKGALISWKFDAEAIRKSIAYMVIVDELPFKHVEGRGFQYMMRTACPSFRIPSRWTISRDCYQLYLDEKIKLKHLLKNNSGKICLTTDSWTSIQRINYMCLTAHFIDNDWKLNKKILNFCPIASHKGTEVGKAIEKCLLEWGVDDILTVTVDNASSNDVAVSYLRGKLQNWGKAVLGGKWTHVRCVAHIVNLIVNDGIKKLGDSVDCIRAAVRYVRQSPSRLKKFKECVEIEKIECKRLLCLDVSTRWNSTYLMLDTAQRFERAFERFEEQDPYMLQELENLPTKSDWTKARFLVIFLENFYQLTVKVSGSKYVTSNNFFTDISHIHGILIEMAASDNEELSSMARSMKEKYDKYWGKIEKMNMLIFISSMLDPRTKLEYLEFVVCQMYGESDGTTIAGLAKDAMFELFNEYKMLNTPASNSVSHVSSLSSESQRSKTTFYGHGDASKTITDRYKLEFKKRKMELGGRDAKFELEKYLNEDCEEDDERFDILLWWKANSLRFPILSKLARDVLAVPISTVASKSAFSTGGRVLDTFRSSLTPRIVQSLICAQDWFRSSKTELNVEENLEELEAFESELLKTGTESTVIDL from the exons ATGTCTACTACTAATGATGGTGAGAGTAATCCAAGTCACAATGAGCTAGAACAAGAAGGATCATCTAGAGGTCTTCTTCCTAGTCCTACAACACAAAGCTGTGAAGAATCTGGTTTTGGCAAGAAAAGAGGAGAGTACAAGAAGAGTTCCAAAGCTTGGGATCATTTTCATGTAAAGCATGTGAATGGAGTTCGTCATGCAATTTGCAAATACTGTGAGAAGGACATAGCTGCGGATCCCAAAAGTCATGGTACGACTCCTCTTAATACTCATGTAGCTAAATGTCCTTTAAATCCTAAAAATAAGCACACTGGCCAGGCTACTTTGTGTTTGGGTGAAACTGAAACATTAGAGGGAGAGGTTAAAGGGGCACTCATAAGTTGGAAATTTGATGCGGAAGCCATTAGAAAAAGCATAGCTTATATGGTAATTGTTGATGAGTTGCCATTTAAACATGTAGAGGGTAGAGGATTTCAATACATGATGCGGACTGCTTGTCCATCATTTAGAATTCCTTCGAGGTGGACTATTTCTAGAGATTGCTATCAGCTGTATTTAGATGAaaaaattaagttgaaacaTCTCTTGAAGAATAACAGTGGCAAAATTTGTCTAACCACAGATTCTTGGACATCCATTCAAAGGATAAACTATATGTGCCTCACTGCCCATTTCATAGATAATGATTGGAAACTGAATAAAAAGATCCTAAATTTCTGTCCTATTGCTAGTCACAAGGGAACTGAAGTTGGTAAAGCCATAGAAAAGTGTCTACTAGAATGGGGAGTTGATGATATCCTAACTGTTACAGTTGACAATGCAAGTTCCAATGATGTAGCTGTCAGCTATTTACGAGGAAAACTTCAAAATTGGGGGAAAGCTGTGTTAGGGGGGAAATGGACTCATGTGAGGTGTGTAGCTCACATAGTGAATCTAATTGTTAATGATGGCATCAAAAAACTGGGGGATTCAGTTGATTGTATCAGGGCAGCAGTTAGATATGTTAGACAGTCACCTTCTAGATTGAAAAAATTCAAGGAATGTgtggaaattgaaaaaattgaatgCAAAAGATTGCTCTGTTTAGATGTCTCTACTAGGTGGAATTCTACATATCTAATGCTAGACACGGCTCAAAGGTTTGAGCGGGCTTTTGAGAGGTTCGAGGAGCAGGATCCTTACATGCTTCAAGAGTTAGAAAATCTGCCAACAAAATCTGATTGGACAAAAGCTAGATTCttggtaatttttttggagAACTTTTATCAGCTAACCGTGAAGGTTTCTGGTTCCAAATATGTgacttcaaataattttttcactGATATTAGTCACATACATGGCATTTTAATTGAAATGGCAGCAAGTGATAATGAAGAATTAAGTTCAATGGCAAGATCAATGAAGGAGAAATATGATAAGTATTGGGGAAAGATTGAAAAGATGAATATGCTGATTTTTATTTCCTCCATGCTTGATCCTCGAACTAAACTTGAATACCTTGAATTTGTGGTTTGCCAAATGTATGGTGAGTCCGATGGTACAACAATAGCTGGCCTTGCAAAAGATGCAATGTTTGAGCTGTTTAATGAATACAAGATGCTCAACACACCTGCCTCAAATTCTGTGTCTCATGTTTCTTCACTTTCAAGTGAATCTCAAAGGAgtaaaactacattttatggaCATGGGGATGCCTCTAAAACAATCACTGATCGGTACAAGTTGGAgtttaagaagagaaaaatggaactTGGGGGTAgggatgcaaaatttgaattagaGAAATATTTGAATGAGGATTGTGAGGAAGATGATGAGAGATTTGATATCTTGTTATGGTGGAAGGCCAATAGCCTTAGATTTCCAATCCTTTCAAAACTTGCTCGTGATGTGTTAGCAGTCCCAATTTCTACTGTGGCCTCCAAATCTGCTTTTAGTACCGGAGGTCGTGTTCTTGATACATTTAGGAGTTCTTTGACTCCTAGAATTGTGCAAAGTTTAATATGTGCTCAAGATTGGTTTCGGTCCTCCAAGACAGAATTAAATGTAGAAGAAAATCTGGAAGAACTTGAAGCCTTCGAATCTG AGTTGCTGAAGACCGGAACTGAATCAACTGTAATTGACCTTTGA
- the LOC140013545 gene encoding secreted RxLR effector protein 161-like has protein sequence MGLKIIKELEGNKVDSTLYKQIVKSLMYLTATRLDIMHAISLISRYMENPKETHLLIVKRILRYLPGTIEYGLFYKNDEKSNLFGFIDSDYAHDLDDRKSTCDYIFMMDLADISWCLKKQSIVTLSTTKEEYVAATAYACQAI, from the coding sequence ATGGGTTTAAAAATCATtaaagaacttgaaggaaataaaGTTGATAGCACCCTTTACAAGCAAATTGTAAAAAGCCTCATGTATTTGACAGCCACAAGGCTTGATATTATGCATGCAATAAGTCTTATTAGTAGATACATGGAAAATCCAAAGGAGACACATCTTCTAATTGTCAAGAGAATTCTTCGATACTTGCCAGGAACCATTGAATATGGACTGTTTTACAAGAAtgatgaaaaatcaaatttatttGGTTTTATTGACAGTGACTATGCACACGATCTTGATGATAGAAAAAGTACGTGTGACTATATATTTATGATGGATTTAGCAGATATTTCATGGTGTTTAAAGAAACAATCAATTGTTACTTTATCAACAACTAAAGAAGAGTACGTAGCTGCAACAGCTTATGCCTGTCAAGCAATTTGA
- the LOC113705618 gene encoding uncharacterized protein isoform X2 yields MALEFLLPLKFLTSSLLIGLNLAGKGLSAQDSVAEEAVQHQLDALKYNDQRRQDYGIEVIYRFAGFDPFERSTYFGRFFDLGQFERFRRIFHHSTYRVLLGHQERKILSSLYPKENCYKQRIWVRGARPEEEEIFQFTMVQRVGGSWDGYWLTESLLHDGDCFSGGLAY; encoded by the exons ATGGCTCTCGAATTTCTGCTTCCGCTGAAGTTCCTGACTTCCTCTCTGCTGATTG GCTTGAATCTCGCAGGAAAAGGCCTTTCGGCCCAAGACTCAGT TGCAGAAGAAGCTGTCCAGCACCAGCTCGATGCATTGAAGTACAATGATCAACGACGTCAAGATTATGGGATAGAGGTTATATACAGG TTTGCTGGATTTGATCCATTTGAAAGGTCCACATACTTTGGACGCTTCTTTGATTTGGGGCAG TTTGAAAGGTTTAGGAGGATATTTCATCATTCTACATatcgagttttacttggtcACCAAGAAAGGAAGATCTTGAGCAGTTTGTATCCAAAAGAG AATTGCTATAAGCAAAGGATTTGGGTTCGAGGAGCTCGACCTGAGGAAGAAGAAATCTTCCAATTTACCATGGTTCAG CGAGTTGGTGGTTCTTGGGATGGTTATTGGCTGACAGAATCATTACTGCATGATGGAGATTGTTTTTCTGGTGGCTTGGCGTATTGA
- the LOC113705618 gene encoding uncharacterized protein isoform X1, protein MSFGACLSSPASLSLLCSGKPSINGSRISASAEVPDFLSADWLESRRKRPFGPRLSFSAEEAVQHQLDALKYNDQRRQDYGIEVIYRFAGFDPFERSTYFGRFFDLGQFERFRRIFHHSTYRVLLGHQERKILSSLYPKENCYKQRIWVRGARPEEEEIFQFTMVQRVGGSWDGYWLTESLLHDGDCFSGGLAY, encoded by the exons ATGTCGTTTGGTGCCTGTCTATCATCCCCAGCTTCCCTTTCTCTCTTATGCAGCGGCAAACCGTCCATTAATGGCTCTCGAATTTCTGCTTCCGCTGAAGTTCCTGACTTCCTCTCTGCTGATTG GCTTGAATCTCGCAGGAAAAGGCCTTTCGGCCCAAGACTCAGT TTTAGTGCAGAAGAAGCTGTCCAGCACCAGCTCGATGCATTGAAGTACAATGATCAACGACGTCAAGATTATGGGATAGAGGTTATATACAGG TTTGCTGGATTTGATCCATTTGAAAGGTCCACATACTTTGGACGCTTCTTTGATTTGGGGCAG TTTGAAAGGTTTAGGAGGATATTTCATCATTCTACATatcgagttttacttggtcACCAAGAAAGGAAGATCTTGAGCAGTTTGTATCCAAAAGAG AATTGCTATAAGCAAAGGATTTGGGTTCGAGGAGCTCGACCTGAGGAAGAAGAAATCTTCCAATTTACCATGGTTCAG CGAGTTGGTGGTTCTTGGGATGGTTATTGGCTGACAGAATCATTACTGCATGATGGAGATTGTTTTTCTGGTGGCTTGGCGTATTGA
- the LOC113706050 gene encoding UDP-glycosyltransferase 85A8-like codes for MLNQIHDESLTSISSDLWREEPGCIEWLNDKDPKSVVYVNFGSITVITAHQLIEVAWGLANSKKSFLWIIRPDMVAGDDAAVLPLEFLTKTKERGKLELTRTSSKSSCNCRVLNTLRMELDFRKYSCAEWEMEINNDVQRGEVEVFVRELMDGEKGQKMRNKALDWKNKGEAAAGPNGQSYQNLDQLIKDLLLPILSK; via the exons ATGCTTAATCAAATTCATGACGAAAGCCTCACATCCATCAGTTCAGATCTCTGGAGAGAAGAACCAGGTTGTATCGAATGGCTCAATGATAAAGATCCAAAGTCAGTGGTGTATGTGAACTTTGGCAGCATCACAGTGATAACTGCTCACCAGCTAATAGAGGTTGCTTGGGGACTTGCAAACAGCAAGAAATCATTCCTGTGGATTATAAGACCTGATATGGTTGCTGGTGATGATGCAGCCGTCTTGCCACTAGAATTTCTGACCAAAACTAAAGAAAGAGGCAAGCTGGAGCTCACCAGAACAAGTTCTAAATCATCCTGTAATTGTAGGGTTCTTAACACATTGCGGATGGAACTCGACTTTAGAAA GTATAGCTGCGCGGAGTGGGAAATGGAGATCAACAATGATGTGCAGAGAGGCGAAGTAGAGGTTTTTGTGAGAGAACTGATGGATGGTGAGAAGGGACAAAAGATGAGGAACAAGGCTTTGGACTGGAAGAACAAAGGTGAAGCAGCTGCAGGACCAAACGGACAGTCTTACcagaatttggaccaacttatcaAGGACTTGCTTCTCCCTATATTGTCCAAATAA